One window of Papaver somniferum cultivar HN1 chromosome 9, ASM357369v1, whole genome shotgun sequence genomic DNA carries:
- the LOC113308129 gene encoding uncharacterized protein LOC113308129 translates to MTSKVGFLGFAVVMVVVLVATSTNEVSADGCEGDLEGLTDRCAQYVSKIGPKFRPSRGCCDVVRGVDIPCVCQHVTPQVENYVSIKKVLYVAQYCGKDLPHGIKCGSVTIPSAMKN, encoded by the exons ATGACATCAAAGGTCGGGTTTCTTGGGTTTGCAGTAGTGATGGTTGTAGTATTAGTAGCTACCAGTACTAATGAAGTTTCAGCTGATGGATGTGAAGGCGATCTCGAGGGACTGACTGACCGGTGTGCTCAGTATGTTTCAAAGATAGGACCAAAGTTCCGACCATCTCGTGGATGTTGTGATGTTGTTCGGGGAGTTGATATTCCTTGTGTCTGTCAACATGTTACTCCTCAGGTTGAGAATTATGTTAGCATCAAAAAAGTGCTTTATGTTGCTCAGTATTGTGGCAAGGATCTCCCCCATGGAATCAAATGTGGAA GTGTGACTATTCCTTCAGCCATGAAAAATTAA